The following coding sequences lie in one Arachis ipaensis cultivar K30076 chromosome B03, Araip1.1, whole genome shotgun sequence genomic window:
- the LOC107629902 gene encoding uncharacterized protein LOC107629902 encodes MSTSIRARAWSVAASVGVVEAMKDQLGICRWNYAFRSAQQHVKNRVGSFSQTKKLSSSSSSAMVATAKLRKEKAKQSEESLRTVMYLSSWGPN; translated from the coding sequence ATGAGTACTTCGATCAGAGCAAGAGCATGGAGCGTGGCAGCTAGTGTTGGAGTTGTGGAGGCCATGAAGGATCAATTAGGTATATGCAGGTGGAACTACGCATTCAGATCTGCACAACAGCACGTCAAGAATCGTGTTGGTTCTTTCTCTCAGACAAAGaaactctcttcttcttcttcctcggctATGGTGGCCACCGCAAAGTTGAGAAAAGAAAAGGCGAAACAATCAGAGGAGTCTCTCAGGACAGTCATGTACTTAAGTTCTTGGGGTCCTAACTAA
- the LOC107629901 gene encoding external alternative NAD(P)H-ubiquinone oxidoreductase B3, mitochondrial-like, giving the protein MRWSSFYHTASRVFNEYPSWSKSAIVCTVISYFVLGVCSSGGLVAYGEAVQSENVKEAPRKKVVILGTGWAGTSFLKSIRSSSYDIHVVSPRNYFAFTPLLPSVTCGTVEARSIVEPIRNISRKSGVNIEFSEAECYKIDPKNKKVYCRADPEKKMGGIEDFSLDYDYLVIAMGARSNTFNTPGVQEHAYFLKEVDDALRIRQKVVDLFEKASIPSISDEEKKKLLSFVIVGGGPTGVEFAAELHDFVHEDLSKLYPSLQRYVNITLLEAGDHILNMFDKRITEFAETKFKRDGIDVKLGSMVIKVSEREISAKDRVSGQVASIPHGMVVWSTGVGPRPEIIEFMKQVGQSNRRALATDEWLRVEGYDNIYALGDCATINQRKVMEDIALIFSKADKKNSGKLDLKEFQGVVDDIIERYPQVEIYLKKNQMKDIATLLKFSQDSSVTVDIESFKSALSNVDTQMKNLPPTAQVAAQQGAYLADCFNRMEICERYPEGPLRFRGTGRHRFHPFRYKHFGQFAPLGGEQTAAQLPGDWISIGHSTQWLWYSIYASKLVSWRTRALVVSDWGRRFVFGRDSSRI; this is encoded by the exons ATGCGTTGGTCATCCTTCTATCACACAGCATCAAGGGTTTTTAATGAGTATCCCAGTTGGTCCAAGTCTGCTATTGTATGCACTGTTATCAG ttattttgttttggGGGTTTGCAGTAGTGGAGGCCTAGTGGCATACGGTGAAGCGGTACAAAGTGAGAATGTGAAAGAAGCCCCAAGAAAGAAAGTGGTGATTCTTGGAACTGGTTGGGCAGGAACCAGTTTTCTTAAGAGCATCAGAAGTTCATCTTATGATATCCATGTTGTTTCACCTCGTAACTATTTTGCATTCACCCCTTTGTTGCCAAGTGTCACTTGTGGCACTGTCGAAGCACGCAGCATTGTTGAACCCATTCGCAACATCTCAAGAAAG AGTGGTGTAAATATTGAATTCAGTGAAGCTGAATGCTATAAGATCGACCCGAAGAACAAGAAAGTTTACTGCCGTGCTGATCCAGAGAAAAAGATGGGTGGGATTGAAGATTTTTCCCTTGATTATGATTACCTTGTAATAGCCATGGGAGCACGTTCTAATACCTTCAACACACCTGGAGTTCAGGAACATGCTTACTTCTtgaag GAAGTGGATGATGCTCTAAGAATCCGGCAAAAGGTGGTTGATCTTTTTGAGAAAGCAAGCATTCCATCCATAtctgatgaagagaagaagaagcttCTGAGTTTTGTGATTGTTGGAGGAGGCCCAACTGGGGTAGAGTTTGCTGCAGAACTTCATGACTTTGTTCATGAGGATCTTTCTAAACTCTATCCTTCTCTACAACGTTATGTCAATATCACTTTGCTGGAGGCCGGAGATCATATCTTAAACAt GTTTGACAAGAGAATCACAGAATTTGCTGAAACAAAGTTCAAAAGGGATGGCATAGATGTGAAGTTAGGATCTATGGTTATCAAAGTAAGTGAGAGAGAAATCTCGGCCAAAGACAGAGTAAGCGGTCAAGTTGCTTCCATACCTCATGGAATGGTAGTTTGGTCCACCGGCGTCGGTCCTCGCCCAgaaataattgaatttatgaaacAAGTTGGCCAG AGTAATAGACGTGCATTAGCCACTGATGAATGGCTAAGGGTGGAGGGATATGACAACATCTATGCTTTAGGTGATTGTGCCACTATAAATCAGAGGAAAGTTATG GAAGATATAGCATTGATATTCAGCAAGGCAGACAAGAAGAACAGCGGGAAGTTGGATCTGAAAGAGTTTCAAGGCGTAGTGGACGACATAATCGAGAGGTACCCTCAGGTGGAGATTTATTTAAAGAAGAACCAAATGAAAGATATTGCCACCTTGCTCAAGTTTTCTCAAGACAGCTCAGTTACTGTTGACATTGAATCCTTCAAATCTGCACTTTCCAATGTTGATACTCAGATGAAAAATCTCCCTCCAACAGCTCAG GTAGCTGCTCAGCAAGGAGCGTATCTTGCAGATTGTTTCAACCGTATGGAGATATGCGAGCGGTATCCGGAAGGTCCTCTTAGATTCAGGGGAACCGGACGCCATCGCTTTCATCCCTTCAG GTACAAGCATTTTGGACAATTTGCTCCTCTAGGAGGAGAACAAACTGCAGCTCAACTTCCGGGAGATTGGATTTCAATTGGCCATAGCACTCAATGGTTGTGGTATTCTATATATGCTAG CAAACTAGTGAGTTGGAGAACAAGAGCATTGGTGGTATCTGATTGGGGAAGGAGATTCGTATTTGGGAGGGACTCAAGTCGAATCTGA